TCAATAGCAATGGTCCCACTGTTAATGCATATAGAAGATTAGTGGCATAAAGCAGAATATTCCTCTTGATCAAGGAAAGTAACTTTGTTACATTACGCCCCGCTGAACAATAGGACTATAGCTCAGTTGGTTAGAGCGCTACCTTGACATGGTAGAGGTCGGCAGTTCGAATCTGCCTAGTCCTACCAAGCAGCATAAATCAGTCGTTTACAGCACTCGCTGAACGGCTTTTTTTATGTCAGAATGGTTTGGTTAGTAAGCAATTTGCAAACACAGGCTCAGCAATAAATAAAGATATAAAGCTGGCGTAGCTCAGTTGGTAGAGCAGCGCACTTGTAATGCGCAGGTCACAGGTTCGACTCCTGCCGCCAGCTCCATTTTTCTAAATGTTCTCTTGATTAAGCCCATCGTTTTGCGTTCAGTACAATATAAGAAACTATCCGCCTCTAACGCAATCAGCTGACAATCCCATATACAACCGTCATCCCCGCGCTCATCCGTTATTCCCCCTTCATTCTCGCGAAGGCGGGAATCCATTGATTTGCTTGCCGAGCAATATGCTCGTTTAGGTTTCGCATAAACCAACTGATACTGAAAAGTTGTTATGATGGGTGTCTTGTTAATTGGTTGTTAATTGGTTGATTGCTTGAGTTTTTGATAATGGGTCAGTAAACCTTTTGTCTGGAACGTGAGCCGAATAAAGACTATTATTGGCTCATATGGTGAGCTGAATAATAAGGCTAATCGGCTCATAGTAGATAAATGGGCGATGTGAACTTAATTATTGCAGACAGAGATATAGGTCAAAATAGATATGTGGATTTGGCAACACGACGATTGGCCCAACTTTACATGGGATAACGATGCACTCGCACCATTGCTTCGTGATGTTACCCAGTTGCAGGGGCGCTTACTCGGCAAGATAGATAACCTCGGGTCTGAGCAAAGCTTAGAGTCTGCATTGGACGCACAACTTCAGAACATCGTTCAGTCCTCAGCAATTGAGGGAGAGGCATTGAATGTTGAATCAGTTCGTTCGTCTCTTGCTCAGAGGTTGGGTGTGAAAGAGGCTGGATTGAGTGAAACTACTGCTCAAACGGAAGGTCTAGCAGATTTACTGCTTGATGCGACTCAAAACCATTCAGAAGATTTAACATTAGACCGGCTATTTAAGTGGCATCGATACTTATTTCCTGAAGATAAAGATAGTTCAATCTCTTTTGATAGTATCAATGTTGGAGAGTTACGTGGTGACGAGCCTATGCAAGTTGTCTCGGGACCTCACCATAAACGAACGGTACATTTTGAAGCCCCTGCAAGAAAAGGTTTGGAAACCCAGATAGATGACTTCTTGACCTGGCTTTCGGAAAGTCGCACGGATACGCTCTTAGATCCATTGCTTCGAGCGGGCTTAGCACACTTCTGGTTTGTCACCTTGCATCCATTTGATGATGGGAATGGTCGATTAGCGCGTGCTGTCAGTGATTATGTACTGGCACAGGGAGAGCAACAATCCATTCGCTATTACGCAATGGCGGCTAGCATCATGGATAATCGTAAGTCGTACTATGGCATTCTAGAGTCAACGCAAAAGAGCGGGGTGGATATCACCGCCTGGATGAATTGGTTTTTAGAAATCCTAAAAGAAACTTTCGATTCTGCTCTGTCCAAGATAGACCTTGTGTTACAGAAGGCTAGATTCTGGCAGGTCCACGGGCAAGATGGGTTGAAACCGGAGCAGGTAAAAGTACTTAACCGGTTGTTGGATGTTGGCCCGGGTGGTTTTGAAGGAGGCTTAAGTGCAAAGAAGTATCAGAGTCTGGCGAAAGTAAGCAAAGCAACTGCTACGCGACACATTACGGCGTTATTGGAAAAAGGCTGTATTGTTAAGCTTGAAGGTGGTGGCCGCAGCACGAAATACGATGTTAACTGGCGTGCCTAGCTCAATCATCGGGCTATTCTAGTGTGCAGGGATATTATCCAAGTTGAACGGCTTTTTTATGTCTGAATGATTTAGTTTGTAATCAATTTGC
This genomic window from Alkalimarinus sediminis contains:
- a CDS encoding Fic family protein, whose translation is MWIWQHDDWPNFTWDNDALAPLLRDVTQLQGRLLGKIDNLGSEQSLESALDAQLQNIVQSSAIEGEALNVESVRSSLAQRLGVKEAGLSETTAQTEGLADLLLDATQNHSEDLTLDRLFKWHRYLFPEDKDSSISFDSINVGELRGDEPMQVVSGPHHKRTVHFEAPARKGLETQIDDFLTWLSESRTDTLLDPLLRAGLAHFWFVTLHPFDDGNGRLARAVSDYVLAQGEQQSIRYYAMAASIMDNRKSYYGILESTQKSGVDITAWMNWFLEILKETFDSALSKIDLVLQKARFWQVHGQDGLKPEQVKVLNRLLDVGPGGFEGGLSAKKYQSLAKVSKATATRHITALLEKGCIVKLEGGGRSTKYDVNWRA